AGAACCAGGGAAAAGTCCTCGTCCGCCTGGCTCCGCAAACCATCGAGCGGGTCAAGAATAAAATCCGGGAATTCACTTCCCGGAGCAAACCCGTTAGCATGGAAGAGCGAATTAAGCGGATTAACGCCTATATGGGCGGCTGGATGGGATATTTCGCCCTGGCTGAAACACCCAGCGTCTTTGAGAGCATCGAAGGCTGGATGAGACGCCGCCTGCGGATGTGCCTCTGGAAGCAGTGGAAGCGAGTCCGCACCCGCTACCGCGAACTGCGCGCTTTGGGCCTACCAGAAGAGGTGGTTCACCACTTCGCCAACGCCCGTAAAGGGCCGTGGCGGATGTCCCATGGGCCGATGAATAGAGCCCTGGGCAACACCTACTGGGAAGCCCGGGGCCTGATGAGTTTGACCGCACGTTACCATAACATTCGTCAAGCTTGGCGAACCGCCCGGTGCGGACCCGCATGCCGGGTGGTGTGAGAGGACGGGGGCTAGCCGCCCCCTCCTACTCGATTGGGAGCCAGTTGTTGGACTTTGGCATCATAAACGAAGTTGCCGGCCAAAAGAGCAAAAGAGAGTGAAAAATCGCTTTGGATCGTTAACAGGCTACTGTCAAAACCAGAATGGCGGCAAAGTTGACGCTTGATATCTCGTCCCCAGATGTGATAGAAGTTATTAGTGATATCTTTAACAAAATCTTAATCCCTCTTTATTAGAGGAAGGAGGTCTTGTCGGCGGTGTCCTGGTTCAGACGGGTGTCCAGAGGTAAGGTGCCGACGTGGTGCGTTGTCGTGCTGTTTGCCTTAGCCTTCTCCATCGCCGGCTGCGCCCAGAAGGAAGCGGCCACCCCGCCGGCCGGTGGCGAGGCGCAGCCCGCCAAAACCGTGGACCTGAAGCTCGCACACTTCATGCCTCCTGCGCATCCCTTGCACACCGAGGTACTGGAACCTTGGGCCAAGGAAGTGGCGGAAAAGACGAACGGGCGGGTGAAGATTTACGTCTATCCGGCCAACGAACTGGTAGGCGCGACCGAGAATGTGGATGCTACCCTGTCCGGGGCAGTAGACATCGGGCTGGTGTTGCCGGCCTACACCCCGGGAAGGTTCCCCCTCACCAGCATCCTCGAATTCCCCTTCCTCTTCAAGTCGCCGCTGCAGTCCAACCTCGTGGCCTGGGAATTAATGCAGACCCAGCCCGGGCTTCAGCAAGAGTACAAGGATTTCAAGGTGCTCTGGTACGGCACCACCGATCTGGGGCACTTCCTGGTGAACAAGCCGGTAAAAACCCTGGCCGACCTCAAAGGACTGCGCATCCGCGCTCCCAGCACCATCTATAACGACGTCCTGGCCGCCCTGGGTGCGGTGCCGGTGACCATGCCGGTATCGGACGCCTATGATGCCTTGGGTAAGGGCATAGTCGACGGCACGGTGTTGCCCGCTTCCACTCTGTACTCCTTCAAGCTGAAGGAAGTAATCAAGTACGTAGTGGAGATGAACATGTACGCCACCCCGCTGCACATGGTGATGAACCAGAACTCCTGGAACAAGCTGTCGCCGGAGGACCAGGCGGTGATGACCGAGACGCTCAAGAGCTTCCCGGAGAAGATCGGCCGGCTTTACGTGGCCGAGGACGAACACGGCCGCAAGGTAGCCCAGGAATCGAATATTGCCCTTAGCTCCCTGCCGCCGGAGGAAATGCAGAAGTTCCACGCGGCCATAGATCCCCTGATTGAAAAGTGGCTGAGCGATATGGAAGCCAAAGGCCTGCCGGCGCGGCAGGTCTACGAGGCGGCCAAGAGCCTGGCGGCCAAGTACGAAAACGTAAAGTAGGGTGGAACGGATCGGCACGACACCCGCCTCCGCAGTGTGCGGGTAGGTGTTGTTAGGGCGCGGAAGTTGGACTGTGCTGCCGGCCCGGGGCAGGTAGGAGGGGCCAGAGCCTTGCCTGCGGCCCCGGGCCGGGAATCTGGTGATTCCAGAGAGGAGGGTCGTCCCAAGGTGGGGCGCTTTAAGCGGGTGGTTGACCTGTGTACCCACGGGGCCCTGTGGGTCAGTGCGGTGGCCGCCGGGGCCATCATGTTTCTGACGGTGGGAGATGTCCTGGGCCGCTTTCTGTTCAATCGGCCCATTACCGGTACCTTCGAGCTGACCGAGGTGCTGCTGGCCGTGGCCGTGTTTACCTCTCTGGCCTACGGCCAGGCAGAGAAGGTTTATGTTACCATCACCTTCCTATTCGAGCGGTTTCCGAGCCTCGTACGCCGGCTGATCGACTTCCTGCTGTATGTGGTGTCGGTACCCGCCTTTTTCCTCTGTTTCTGGGAACTGCTGGCCTACGCGCAGCGCCTGGCACAGACCGGCCAGTACACTACCGTGCTGCGTCAGCCGCTGTTTCCCTGGGTACTGGCCACGGCAGCCGGAGCCCTGGTGTTCTGCCTGAGCCTGACCTGGGACCTGGTGCAGGCGGCCAGAAGATTGGGTAAGGGAGAGATCGAGGTTGAGTCCTGAACTGGTCGGTGCGCTAGGTTTCGTCGCCTTACTGTTCCTTATCCTGGTCTTGCGCTTTCCCATCGCCTTTGCCCTGTTGTTCGTCGGAGTAACCGGTTACGCCTACCTTACCGGGCCGGATATAGCCCTGGCCAAGCTGGGCACGGACGTGTTCGGAACCGCCAAGGGCTACAGCCTCAGCGTTATCCCCATGTTCGTCTTGATGGGGCTGTTCCTGGGTACCACCGGCGTGGGGAAGGACCTTTTTCGCGCCTTCAACGCGTGGTTCGGGCACATCCGCGGCGGTCTGGCCGTGGCCACGGTAGGAGCCTGCTCCGCCTTTGCGGCGGTATGCGGCTCGAGCATCGCCAGCGCCGCCACCATGGCCACGGTGGCGGTTCCGCCGATGCTGGCCCACAAGTACAGGGAGGACTACGCCGCCGGTACGGTGGCTTCTGCCAGCACTTTGGGAATCCTGATCCCGCCCAGCACGGTGATGGTGATTTACGGCGTCATTACCCAGGAGCCCATCGGCAAGCTGCTCATTGCCGAGATCATACCCGGGCTGATCGCCGCCGGCCTGCTCGGCCTGGTGGCCTGGTCATGGGCCAAGCTAAACCCCGCGGTGGCCCCGGAAGCGTACCGCAGCACCTGGCAGGAGAAGCTCGCGGTCACCAAACTGGTATGGCCCATCCCGGCCATTTTCCTGCTGATGTTCGGGGGTATCTACGGCGGCGTCTTTACCCCTACGGAAGCCGGGGCCATGGGAGCCTTTCTCTCCCTGCTCTACTTCCTTTTCACGCGGCGGATGAATTGGCGCAGCTTCATAGAAGCCTTCAGAGAAACCGTCAAGGTCGTAGCCATGCTGATGCTGGTAATCGTCGGCGGGGTCATCTTCGGCCACTTCATGTCCATCAGCCATCTCCCGCTCTTGATCAAGGAGGCGTTGGCGGGAGTGAGCCCTACCTTGCTCCTGTTACTGGTGTTTATCATTTACTTCGCCGCCGGTTTCGTGATGGACGAGATGGCTATTCTGATAATATTTACCAACCTGTTCTACCCGCTGCTTACCGGTGCCGGCTACAGCGGCATCTGGTTCGGGGTTGTTTCCATACTCTTTGCCCTTTTGGCCTTCCTCACTCCTCCGGTAGGCATAATCTCCTTGGTAACCGCGGCGATTACCAAGATGAGGTCGGAGACGGTCTTCAAGGGGACTACACCCTATTGGCTGGCCCTCATCGGCGCCACTATTCTGATCATGGTCTTCCCGGAATTGGCCACCTTCCTGCCCGATCTCATGCGCTAGTACCGCCACGGTCGAAAGCCCAGGCCGCGCTTTTTTGGGCGGCCTGGGCTTTGTCTGGCGTCGATTGGCTAGCGGGCGTGCTCGCGCACGGGATCAAAGCGGTCGAAGTATATGTTTTTCCCGGTGGCCGACAGGGGAATGCCTACGGCAATCTCGGCCTCTATGAGGCCCAGCTTGCGGGCGGCCACCCCTATAGTGTACATAATGCGGTTATCCACGTTGTGCAGGCTCGCGGTCTTGACCGCCGAGCCCACCGCAATTCCCAGATCTACCAGCCGCCAGGCGCACGTGGGACCGGCGAAGTGGCCTGCCTCCCGGTGGCGGTAGTTCCCGGCACTGTGCGTGCCCGCAGGCGCCGCACTCCAGCCCTGCCGTGCGGACGCCCTTCAGGCCTACCAGCAGAACGGCCGCCGAGCGCCGGACTTCGTCCCCGTTGAGGGCAAACACGTTTATCATACCCTTATTTTACCTGCCGGGGCAGGGGAATGGCCACTGCCGCCTGCGGTCGCGAAAGGGCGCGGGTGCCTCCAGCCGAGCGGCGGTGCCTTTTGCCGTCCGTAGCGCTTTCCTGCCGCACGCCGGGTCACCCGGTGGACTCTGCGGGTTGACAGGGAGGATTAGGATACTTATAGTAAGAAATCGAACCTTATCCGGAAGGAAGGATTCCCTATGGAGGCAGAGGCGGCGCGCCGCTTACACCGCCTGCTGGTGGAGCTAATGGCCCTGGGCCACCAGAAGTTCTTCCGGGCGTGGCACAAATACGATGCCGCCGGCGGGCTGAAGAAGAACCAGATGAAGCTGGTAGCGCTTCTTTTTCACGAGGGCGTCCGCACGGCCACGGAGCTGAGCTCCAAGCTCGACCTGGAAAAAGGCAGCCTGACCAGCTTATTGGATTCTTTAGAACAAAGGGGTTTGATCCGGCGCAGCATAAACCCTCGAGACCGCCGTCAGACCCTGGTATCCCTCACGGTTGAGGGAAGGAGACATATGGAAAAGACGATCGAGGCCCACCAGGCCATCCTGATGCAGAATCTAAAGGATGCGGACGCGGCCGAAATAGAGCGGCTTATAGCCAGCCTGGAAGTGGCGGTAGGGATCATGAGGAAACTCTAGAGACAGGGGGTGGGTGTGGGTGAACCGGTCCGACCGATTGGGGCGGGGGCGCCCGGGGCGGCTGCTGGTCGAGTTTTCCTTGCCCGCCATAGCCTCCATGCTGGTGAACGCCCTATATAATGTTGTCGATCGGATGTTTGTGGGGCAGGCCGTGGGTTCGCTGGCCATTGCC
This genomic window from Clostridia bacterium contains:
- a CDS encoding group II intron reverse transcriptase/maturase, which encodes NQGKVLVRLAPQTIERVKNKIREFTSRSKPVSMEERIKRINAYMGGWMGYFALAETPSVFESIEGWMRRRLRMCLWKQWKRVRTRYRELRALGLPEEVVHHFANARKGPWRMSHGPMNRALGNTYWEARGLMSLTARYHNIRQAWRTARCGPACRVV
- a CDS encoding TRAP transporter substrate-binding protein; protein product: MSWFRRVSRGKVPTWCVVVLFALAFSIAGCAQKEAATPPAGGEAQPAKTVDLKLAHFMPPAHPLHTEVLEPWAKEVAEKTNGRVKIYVYPANELVGATENVDATLSGAVDIGLVLPAYTPGRFPLTSILEFPFLFKSPLQSNLVAWELMQTQPGLQQEYKDFKVLWYGTTDLGHFLVNKPVKTLADLKGLRIRAPSTIYNDVLAALGAVPVTMPVSDAYDALGKGIVDGTVLPASTLYSFKLKEVIKYVVEMNMYATPLHMVMNQNSWNKLSPEDQAVMTETLKSFPEKIGRLYVAEDEHGRKVAQESNIALSSLPPEEMQKFHAAIDPLIEKWLSDMEAKGLPARQVYEAAKSLAAKYENVK
- a CDS encoding TRAP transporter small permease, giving the protein MGRFKRVVDLCTHGALWVSAVAAGAIMFLTVGDVLGRFLFNRPITGTFELTEVLLAVAVFTSLAYGQAEKVYVTITFLFERFPSLVRRLIDFLLYVVSVPAFFLCFWELLAYAQRLAQTGQYTTVLRQPLFPWVLATAAGALVFCLSLTWDLVQAARRLGKGEIEVES
- a CDS encoding TRAP transporter large permease; translated protein: MSPELVGALGFVALLFLILVLRFPIAFALLFVGVTGYAYLTGPDIALAKLGTDVFGTAKGYSLSVIPMFVLMGLFLGTTGVGKDLFRAFNAWFGHIRGGLAVATVGACSAFAAVCGSSIASAATMATVAVPPMLAHKYREDYAAGTVASASTLGILIPPSTVMVIYGVITQEPIGKLLIAEIIPGLIAAGLLGLVAWSWAKLNPAVAPEAYRSTWQEKLAVTKLVWPIPAIFLLMFGGIYGGVFTPTEAGAMGAFLSLLYFLFTRRMNWRSFIEAFRETVKVVAMLMLVIVGGVIFGHFMSISHLPLLIKEALAGVSPTLLLLLVFIIYFAAGFVMDEMAILIIFTNLFYPLLTGAGYSGIWFGVVSILFALLAFLTPPVGIISLVTAAITKMRSETVFKGTTPYWLALIGATILIMVFPELATFLPDLMR
- a CDS encoding MarR family transcriptional regulator; the encoded protein is MEAEAARRLHRLLVELMALGHQKFFRAWHKYDAAGGLKKNQMKLVALLFHEGVRTATELSSKLDLEKGSLTSLLDSLEQRGLIRRSINPRDRRQTLVSLTVEGRRHMEKTIEAHQAILMQNLKDADAAEIERLIASLEVAVGIMRKL